One window of Theropithecus gelada isolate Dixy chromosome 4, Tgel_1.0, whole genome shotgun sequence genomic DNA carries:
- the LOC112623518 gene encoding HLA class II histocompatibility antigen, DQ beta 1 chain isoform X1, with protein sequence MPWMKALRIPGGLCGTTVTLMLAMLSPPVAGGRDSPEDFVVQFKGMCYFTNGTERVRLVTRYVYNREEYARFDSDVWEYRAVTPLGRSSAEYWNSQKDVLESTRAELDTVCKHNYQLELRTTLQRRVEPTVTISLSRTEALNHHNLLVCSVTDFYPGQIKVRWFRNDQEETAGIVSTPLIRNGDWTFQILVMLEMTPQRGDVYTCHVEHPSLQNPITVEWRAQSESAQSKMLSGVGGFMLGLIFLGLGVIIHHRSQKGEEPQGKRGRWAVTQTLCSERTCL encoded by the exons ATGCCTTGGATGAAGGCTTTGCGGATCCCCGGAGGCCTTTGTGGGACAACTGTGACCTTGATGCTGGCGATGCTGAGCCCTCCAGTGGCTGGGGGCAGAGACTCTCCCG AGGATTTCGTGGTCCAGTTTAAGGGTATGTGCTACTTCACCAATGGGACGGAGCGCGTGCGTCTTGTGACCAGGTACGTCTATAACCGAGAGGAGTACGCGCGCTTCGACAGCGACGTGTGGGAGTACCGGGCGGTGACGCCGCTGGGGCGGTCTAGCGCCGAGTACTGGAACAGCCAGAAGGACGTCCTGGAGAGCACCCGGGCGGAGTTGGACACGGTGTGCAAACACAACTACCAGCTGGAGCTCCGCACGACCTTGCAGCGGCGAG TGGAGCCCACAGTGACCATCTCCCTGTCCAGGACAGAGGCCCTCAACCACCACAACCTGCTGGTCTGCTCGGTGACAGATTTCTATCCAGGCCAGATCAAAGTCCGGTGGTTTCGGAATGACCAGGAGGAGACAGCCGGCATTGTGTCCACCCCCCTTATTAGGAACGGCGACTGGACCTTCCAGATCCTGGTGATGCTGGAAATGACTCCCCAGCGTGGAGATGTCTACACCTGCCACGTGGAgcaccccagcctccagaaccccATCACCGTGGAGTGGC GGGCTCAGTCTGAATCTGCCCAGAGCAAGATGCTGAGTGGTGTTGGAGGCTTCATGCTGGGATTGATCTTCCTCGGGCTGGGCGTTATCATCCATCACAGGAGTCAGAAAGGTGAGGAACCTCAGGGGAAAAGGGGAAGATGGGCTGTGACCCAGACCCTCTGTTCAGAGAGGACCTGTCTCTAG
- the LOC112623518 gene encoding HLA class II histocompatibility antigen, DQ beta 1 chain isoform X2 — MPWMKALRIPGGLCGTTVTLMLAMLSPPVAGGRDSPEDFVVQFKGMCYFTNGTERVRLVTRYVYNREEYARFDSDVWEYRAVTPLGRSSAEYWNSQKDVLESTRAELDTVCKHNYQLELRTTLQRRVEPTVTISLSRTEALNHHNLLVCSVTDFYPGQIKVRWFRNDQEETAGIVSTPLIRNGDWTFQILVMLEMTPQRGDVYTCHVEHPSLQNPITVEWRAQSESAQSKMLSGVGGFMLGLIFLGLGVIIHHRSQKGLPH; from the exons ATGCCTTGGATGAAGGCTTTGCGGATCCCCGGAGGCCTTTGTGGGACAACTGTGACCTTGATGCTGGCGATGCTGAGCCCTCCAGTGGCTGGGGGCAGAGACTCTCCCG AGGATTTCGTGGTCCAGTTTAAGGGTATGTGCTACTTCACCAATGGGACGGAGCGCGTGCGTCTTGTGACCAGGTACGTCTATAACCGAGAGGAGTACGCGCGCTTCGACAGCGACGTGTGGGAGTACCGGGCGGTGACGCCGCTGGGGCGGTCTAGCGCCGAGTACTGGAACAGCCAGAAGGACGTCCTGGAGAGCACCCGGGCGGAGTTGGACACGGTGTGCAAACACAACTACCAGCTGGAGCTCCGCACGACCTTGCAGCGGCGAG TGGAGCCCACAGTGACCATCTCCCTGTCCAGGACAGAGGCCCTCAACCACCACAACCTGCTGGTCTGCTCGGTGACAGATTTCTATCCAGGCCAGATCAAAGTCCGGTGGTTTCGGAATGACCAGGAGGAGACAGCCGGCATTGTGTCCACCCCCCTTATTAGGAACGGCGACTGGACCTTCCAGATCCTGGTGATGCTGGAAATGACTCCCCAGCGTGGAGATGTCTACACCTGCCACGTGGAgcaccccagcctccagaaccccATCACCGTGGAGTGGC GGGCTCAGTCTGAATCTGCCCAGAGCAAGATGCTGAGTGGTGTTGGAGGCTTCATGCTGGGATTGATCTTCCTCGGGCTGGGCGTTATCATCCATCACAGGAGTCAGAAAG
- the LOC112623518 gene encoding HLA class II histocompatibility antigen, DQ beta 1 chain isoform X3, producing the protein MPWMKALRIPGGLCGTTVTLMLAMLSPPVAGGRDSPEDFVVQFKGMCYFTNGTERVRLVTRYVYNREEYARFDSDVWEYRAVTPLGRSSAEYWNSQKDVLESTRAELDTVCKHNYQLELRTTLQRRVEPTVTISLSRTEALNHHNLLVCSVTDFYPGQIKVRWFRNDQEETAGIVSTPLIRNGDWTFQILVMLEMTPQRGDVYTCHVEHPSLQNPITVEWRLPH; encoded by the exons ATGCCTTGGATGAAGGCTTTGCGGATCCCCGGAGGCCTTTGTGGGACAACTGTGACCTTGATGCTGGCGATGCTGAGCCCTCCAGTGGCTGGGGGCAGAGACTCTCCCG AGGATTTCGTGGTCCAGTTTAAGGGTATGTGCTACTTCACCAATGGGACGGAGCGCGTGCGTCTTGTGACCAGGTACGTCTATAACCGAGAGGAGTACGCGCGCTTCGACAGCGACGTGTGGGAGTACCGGGCGGTGACGCCGCTGGGGCGGTCTAGCGCCGAGTACTGGAACAGCCAGAAGGACGTCCTGGAGAGCACCCGGGCGGAGTTGGACACGGTGTGCAAACACAACTACCAGCTGGAGCTCCGCACGACCTTGCAGCGGCGAG TGGAGCCCACAGTGACCATCTCCCTGTCCAGGACAGAGGCCCTCAACCACCACAACCTGCTGGTCTGCTCGGTGACAGATTTCTATCCAGGCCAGATCAAAGTCCGGTGGTTTCGGAATGACCAGGAGGAGACAGCCGGCATTGTGTCCACCCCCCTTATTAGGAACGGCGACTGGACCTTCCAGATCCTGGTGATGCTGGAAATGACTCCCCAGCGTGGAGATGTCTACACCTGCCACGTGGAgcaccccagcctccagaaccccATCACCGTGGAGTGGC